CATCGGCAGTGATATATATACCTTGCGCTTTCCTGTTCAACTATGGGTGGATGAATATGATGGAACCCCGATGAAGAGTTGAGTTCACCCTTTTAGCACGGTGAAGGACCAGGGTGCCAGTGTAACCTTTCCCCCTCCTTCGGGAAGGTACTTTCCGGGCACGCCGATGGTTTTTCTCTCCCCGGAATAGTTTATCCCGACGAGAATGCTCTCGTCACCGTGGATTCTCTCGTAGAGGAGCAGTCCGCCCTTGAAAGATAGGGGCCTGAACTCTCCCAGCTGGAGCGCCCTGCTCCCCCGTCTGAGTCTGACCAGTTCCTTGGTGACCTTCAGCACGTTGAGGTTCCACTCCTCCTCGTTCCACTTCATCGGGGTTCTCCCCGCGCTCAGGCCTTCTCCGCCACCGTTGAGGCCAACCTCGTCCCCGTAGAATATCGAGGGAATTCCCTTGTACGTCATCAGAAACGCCAGCGCGCAGAGGTATTTCCTTTCGTCCCCGACCAGATCGATGAAGCGCTCGGTGTCGTGGTTGTCGAGGAAGTTGTACATGGCGTACTCGGCTGGCCCATAATGGACACTCAGAAGCTCCAGGCCGTTGAGGAACTCCTTTGCGGTGATTTCGCCCTCCACGAAGAACCTCAGAATGAGCTCGTAGAGGGGGTAGTTCATGGTGCCGTGAAAGACGTCGAACAGCCAGAGCCTGGCGTCGTCCATGACCTCCCCGAAGAGGTATGCCTCCCCCGGCATAGCCCCCCTTATCTCCCTCCAGAGTTCGGGAGGAACGCCGTGGGCAACATCGAGACGCCAGCCGTCGGCGCTCTCAAGCCAGTACATCATCACGTCCTTTATGAACCGTCTCACTTCGGGATTATCGTGGTTCAGCCTGGGCATCAGCCAGACGGAATAAAAGCTCTCGTAGTTTCTTTTCATCCCCTTGAGCTCTCTATATTTCTCCGGCCACGGCTCCTTGGATTTCAGAACTTCCATGAACTCTTCCTGGACAACGGGGAATCCGGTGATCCTGTAGAAGTCCTTATACCTGCTCCTTTCGCCCTTCAGAATGACGTCCTTGAAGTAGGGGTGGAAGAAGCTCGTGTGGTGAAAGACTCCATCGAGGACCAGCCGCATGTCCCTCTCTCTGAGCTCCTCAACGAGCTTTCTGAAAACCCTCCAACCGCCGAGCTTCCTGTCTATTCTGAAGTAGTCCGTAACGTCGTAGCGGTGGTACGTCATGGACTCGAATATTGGGGTGAGGTAGAGCGCGTTTACGCCGAGGCCTTCAATGTGGTCGAGCCTCTTTGTTATCCCCGCCAGATCCCCACCGTAGAAATCCTCACCCTTGAAGGCCTCTCCCCCGGACGTTCCGGTCAGGCCTTTCTCGAACCGGTCGGGCATTATCTGGTAGAACACCCTCCCGAAAATCCACCCTGGGGGCTCTGACTTGTAGGGTTCGGCGTCAAATGGGCCGTATTCGATGGTTTTCCTTCCGGATTCTACGAGGAAAGAGTACTCGACTGCCCCCTCGCCGGAAAGAACTGTCTCGAAGTACTCGAAGAGTTCATCGTGGGCCTTTGGCCTCATCTCGATTTCCCTGTTTCCGGCCCTTAGGACGACCTTTGAGGTCTCTCCCCTCAGTGAGCGGAAGATCACGTGGGTTCTCCCGGCGAAGGAGTAGAGGTAGGTGGCGCTCGGCCTGTGGAAGAACTCGCCCTCCCCGATTATTCTCGCCACTCTAACTTTCCTCTCGAACTTGTACGATAACCTCCTGTAGGTTTCCCCCTCCGGGTTTTCAGGGTCGGGCCGAAACTCCCCCTCCACCGAAAAGCCGTAGTGCCAGATCCCCTCAGGGAGCTCCAGCCTTATGCTCCACCTTTCCCCCTTCGGCCTCATTCGGAAGCTGCCTTCGTTGAAGGCGTTGAAGCTTCCAAGGAGGTAGGCGTAGCTCCCTTCCCTTGGTATCGAAAACTCAACCTCGGCGACCCTGCCGAATTTTTCATCGGGATTGAACCCGAAAATTTTATACACCTTCCCCACCCAAGTATCACTACTGATGAATAAACTATTGCGAGTGAAACTTAAAAGTTTGGAGGTCTCGGCATGAAGGAAGAGGAAATTATTGATAAGCTTCAGAAGCTTGGCCTCACCAAGTACGAGAGCCTTGCCTACATAACCCTTCTCAAGCTCGGCCCCAGCAAGGCCACGGACATAACCAAAGAGAGCGGGATTCCCCACACCAGGGTTTACGACGTTCTGAGCTCCCTTCACAGGAAGGGTTTTGTTGACGTTATGCACGGGTCTCCGAGGCTCTACAAGCCCGTTAATCCCGAGGTGGTGCTTGAAAAAATAAAGGAGGACTTCATAGAGGACATTGAAAACCTAAAGGTCGCTTTCCTCGACCTCTACCGCGATGTTCACGGGGAAGATCTGCCCGAAATCTGGACGATTCAGGGGTTCGACAATACTGTCGAGCGCGCCGAGTACGTCATAAGAACGGCCAAGCACGAGGTTCTCATCAACACACCCTTCGAGTTCCTCAAGCTTCTCAAGGGCGAGATACGCGCGAGGAAGGACATAATCTTCGTCATCATAAGCAACTTCGAGGAGATACCCGACTGGCTGAAGAGGGACAATATAATCCTTGCCAGAACCGGCGGCGCCCCCTGGCTGATGGCCAGCTGGATAATCGGCGACCTCAACTACGCCCTCTTCTTCGGTGCCCTGCCCAAGGACAGGCGGAAGGAGAAGTTCTATTCCTTCTGGGCAAAGAGCCCCAAGATAATCCAGAACTACATGCACTGGTTCTATACGATATACCTCGACAACAGCGAGATCATTAAGGCCCTTGATTACGAGTCCCTTTCCAAGCCACTCTCCCTCGTCAACATAAGAACGCTGATCACGGTGCTCAAAATGGCCGGGATGCCTAGGAGAGCGGAGATAGTGGGCAAGATGATAGACACCAAAGAGAAGGTAACGCTCGATGGCACCATAGTGGACTACGAATACACACCGCTGACGGCGAACATAACGTTCAGGTACAACGGGAACGAGCTTAAGGTTGGTGGTATAGGCAGCTACTTCGAGGACGTTGAGGGGGAGAAGTTCATACTCCTTGAGTGAGACCGTTCTTTCTTTTCAATTCGTTGAACTCCTTGTAGGAGAGGTGATGCCAATGAAGATTCTGGTCATAGGGTTTGAGTACCTGCCCGTAAAGGTGGGTGGCCTCGCCGAGGCGATAACCAGCATAGCGGAGGGGCTGAGCGAGCTCGGAAACGAGGTCGTCGTTTTCACCCCGGATCACGGGAAAAGCCTCGGCGAAGTCGTCGGTTCCTTCAGGGTTTCGGCCTTCGGTGGGGAAGTTTCGATAACTGTCAGAAAGCGTGAGCAGAACGGGGTGGTTGTGTACTCCCTCGGCGGGGGACTCCTCAGCGAGCCCGATGTTTACGGCTCGAATTGGGAAGGTCTGCTCAGGAAGACTGTCCTCTTCGGGAAGGCCAGTGTGGGGCTCATGAACGAGCTGATCGACGCCTTTACTCCGGACGTAATCCACGCCCACGACTGGCACACCGTCTTTGCCCTTGGCCTTCTAAAGAAGTACTTCGGCATAAGAAGCGTTTTCACGGTTCACAGGCTCAACAAGGCCAAGATTCCGGGGCACTACTTCCACGACGCAAACCTCGGGGAACTTGCACCGTACCCGGATATAGACCCCGAGCA
This window of the Thermococcus sp. genome carries:
- a CDS encoding alpha amylase N-terminal ig-like domain-containing protein, which gives rise to MYKIFGFNPDEKFGRVAEVEFSIPREGSYAYLLGSFNAFNEGSFRMRPKGERWSIRLELPEGIWHYGFSVEGEFRPDPENPEGETYRRLSYKFERKVRVARIIGEGEFFHRPSATYLYSFAGRTHVIFRSLRGETSKVVLRAGNREIEMRPKAHDELFEYFETVLSGEGAVEYSFLVESGRKTIEYGPFDAEPYKSEPPGWIFGRVFYQIMPDRFEKGLTGTSGGEAFKGEDFYGGDLAGITKRLDHIEGLGVNALYLTPIFESMTYHRYDVTDYFRIDRKLGGWRVFRKLVEELRERDMRLVLDGVFHHTSFFHPYFKDVILKGERSRYKDFYRITGFPVVQEEFMEVLKSKEPWPEKYRELKGMKRNYESFYSVWLMPRLNHDNPEVRRFIKDVMMYWLESADGWRLDVAHGVPPELWREIRGAMPGEAYLFGEVMDDARLWLFDVFHGTMNYPLYELILRFFVEGEITAKEFLNGLELLSVHYGPAEYAMYNFLDNHDTERFIDLVGDERKYLCALAFLMTYKGIPSIFYGDEVGLNGGGEGLSAGRTPMKWNEEEWNLNVLKVTKELVRLRRGSRALQLGEFRPLSFKGGLLLYERIHGDESILVGINYSGERKTIGVPGKYLPEGGGKVTLAPWSFTVLKG
- the trmBL1 gene encoding HTH-type sugar sensing transcriptional regulator TrmBL1, whose product is MKEEEIIDKLQKLGLTKYESLAYITLLKLGPSKATDITKESGIPHTRVYDVLSSLHRKGFVDVMHGSPRLYKPVNPEVVLEKIKEDFIEDIENLKVAFLDLYRDVHGEDLPEIWTIQGFDNTVERAEYVIRTAKHEVLINTPFEFLKLLKGEIRARKDIIFVIISNFEEIPDWLKRDNIILARTGGAPWLMASWIIGDLNYALFFGALPKDRRKEKFYSFWAKSPKIIQNYMHWFYTIYLDNSEIIKALDYESLSKPLSLVNIRTLITVLKMAGMPRRAEIVGKMIDTKEKVTLDGTIVDYEYTPLTANITFRYNGNELKVGGIGSYFEDVEGEKFILLE